Proteins from one Erysipelothrix larvae genomic window:
- a CDS encoding amidohydrolase, which produces MNKEFVLNGVNELEDYMIKTRRYLHQHPEVSSKEYETSAFLKREVRKFGLPVYDVENSTGFYAVLDTQRPGKTIGLRTDIDALPVTEKKVNLKGERTCLSHVEGVMHACGHDGHMAVVLASIQFLIKIKDQLNGKVVFIFEEGEEIGSGIHQMVAALKPLNMDAIYGTHLAAFMDTGTISIEEGPQMTGAIMVEFDLVGRGGHGSRPDLSINPVFAMANVLTGLASAWVNQIDVSKTVTLGLTQFQAGTAYNVFPDCAFVGGSLRYFDYDEGKKALEIFKNVTTKIAEAHLCKAVFRESTAIATIPVINDEALSKIARDGARELYGDKVIHGAPWYASESFSLYSKLCPTTFAFVGCKNEDVGSGADHHNEYFDIDEASLSYSLGSTLMFAINLLTKQD; this is translated from the coding sequence ATGAATAAAGAGTTTGTACTAAATGGAGTTAATGAATTAGAAGATTACATGATAAAAACACGACGCTATTTGCATCAACATCCAGAAGTGTCGTCAAAGGAATATGAAACATCGGCTTTTTTAAAACGGGAAGTACGTAAGTTTGGGTTACCTGTTTATGATGTTGAAAACAGTACAGGATTTTATGCTGTCTTAGATACCCAAAGACCCGGTAAAACAATTGGTCTGCGCACGGATATAGATGCCTTACCTGTTACAGAAAAAAAAGTAAATCTGAAGGGTGAACGCACCTGTCTTTCACACGTAGAGGGCGTTATGCATGCCTGTGGTCATGATGGTCATATGGCCGTTGTACTTGCATCAATTCAGTTTCTTATCAAAATAAAAGATCAACTCAATGGGAAGGTTGTATTTATATTTGAGGAAGGTGAAGAGATTGGATCGGGGATTCATCAAATGGTTGCGGCACTGAAACCACTTAATATGGATGCCATCTATGGTACACACCTTGCAGCATTTATGGATACAGGGACCATCAGTATTGAAGAAGGACCACAAATGACCGGTGCCATCATGGTAGAGTTTGATTTAGTAGGGCGTGGCGGACATGGATCGCGTCCAGACCTTTCCATTAACCCCGTGTTTGCTATGGCAAATGTCTTAACGGGTCTTGCATCAGCATGGGTTAATCAAATTGATGTGAGTAAAACTGTAACGCTGGGGTTGACTCAATTTCAAGCTGGTACTGCATACAACGTGTTCCCAGATTGTGCATTTGTAGGGGGAAGTTTACGATATTTTGATTATGACGAAGGAAAAAAAGCATTAGAAATCTTTAAAAATGTCACAACCAAAATCGCAGAAGCACACCTATGTAAAGCCGTATTTAGAGAGTCCACTGCCATTGCTACCATTCCAGTCATTAATGATGAAGCACTCTCCAAAATTGCGCGTGATGGTGCAAGGGAACTGTATGGTGATAAAGTGATTCATGGTGCACCATGGTATGCCTCCGAATCATTCTCACTGTATTCGAAACTATGCCCAACCACCTTTGCATTTGTGGGGTGTAAAAATGAAGATGTAGGCAGTGGTGCTGACCATCATAATGAATATTTTGACATTGATGAAGCAAGTTTATCCTATAGTTTAGGATCAACTCTCATGTTTGCTATCAATCTATTAACAAAACAAGATTAA
- a CDS encoding MalY/PatB family protein codes for MYDFKTVVRRDAQGSSKWKLMTQHNNHLDPSIVPLSVADTDMVMAPEIVQGLKDYLEVMVLGYTGLTQSYYDAVIGWFKKRHNWDVEASWIVESPGVVNALFNLVAAFTKVNEGVIIMPPVYYPFRSSIEKQDRVVVENELIYKDHGYSINFEDLLEKAQDPNNTLLILCSPHNPVGRVWTKEELTKIAEICYDNNVLVISDEIHFDLILPGFKHTVFSQVSDKAYKNSIIATAPSKTFNLAGLQTSNLVIANPELKATFKQYMDKTPFHALNAIGPKACEIAYTQCDAWLEEFLALIETNRRMFKEFIESKIPAIKVIELQGTYLQWFDCTELGYDDETLNKILIDTCDLYLDAGNLFGASGKQFQRINIACPTHVLQDALIRLEEGIR; via the coding sequence ATGTATGATTTTAAAACAGTAGTTCGACGTGATGCGCAAGGATCATCAAAATGGAAGTTGATGACACAACACAACAATCATTTGGATCCATCAATTGTCCCATTATCTGTTGCGGATACCGATATGGTAATGGCACCAGAAATAGTGCAAGGACTTAAAGACTATCTAGAAGTGATGGTGTTGGGGTATACGGGGTTAACACAATCTTACTATGATGCAGTCATTGGATGGTTTAAAAAACGTCATAATTGGGATGTTGAAGCATCGTGGATTGTAGAGTCGCCTGGTGTTGTGAATGCACTCTTTAATCTCGTTGCTGCCTTTACAAAAGTGAATGAGGGAGTCATTATCATGCCCCCAGTTTATTATCCATTTCGATCAAGTATTGAAAAACAAGACCGTGTGGTCGTTGAAAATGAATTGATTTATAAAGATCATGGGTATTCCATTAATTTTGAGGACTTGCTTGAAAAAGCTCAAGACCCAAACAATACCTTATTGATTCTGTGTTCCCCACATAATCCAGTTGGTCGTGTATGGACAAAAGAGGAACTCACGAAAATTGCGGAAATATGTTATGACAATAACGTCTTAGTCATCTCAGATGAAATCCATTTTGATTTAATTTTACCTGGGTTTAAACATACTGTGTTTTCTCAAGTAAGCGATAAAGCATATAAAAACAGCATTATCGCAACTGCACCAAGTAAGACCTTTAATCTTGCTGGACTTCAAACATCAAATTTGGTGATTGCAAATCCAGAATTAAAAGCAACATTTAAACAGTATATGGATAAAACACCGTTTCATGCGTTAAATGCAATTGGACCAAAAGCATGTGAAATTGCCTATACGCAATGTGATGCATGGCTTGAAGAATTTCTTGCATTAATCGAAACAAACAGACGTATGTTTAAAGAATTTATTGAATCAAAAATCCCAGCCATTAAAGTCATTGAACTCCAAGGCACTTATCTGCAGTGGTTTGATTGCACAGAGTTGGGTTATGATGATGAAACCCTGAATAAAATACTAATAGACACATGTGATCTTTATCTTGATGCTGGAAATCTTTTTGGAGCATCTGGAAAACAATTCCAACGGATCAACATCGCATGTCCAACACACGTACTACAGGATGCATTAATAAGACTTGAAGAAGGAATTAGATAA